TGCTTAACGCTTAATACTTTTTCGTTGATGTCCATAAATTCGGATACCAACATCGAATTGAAGAAGATGGCAACAAAAAGTGACGACCCCAACACAATGGAAAGCGTCAGAGGGAAGTACATCATAAAATCTCCCATAATGCCAGGCCACATTGCCAAAGGTAGAAATGCCCCAACGGTGGTTAAAGTAGAAATGATGATAGGCACGGCAACCTCTCCGATACCTGCTTTGGCGGCTTCGTATCTGCTCATTCCTTCTTTTTCCATCAGTCGGTAAACGTTTTCAACCACCACAATTCCGTTATCGACAAGCATTCCCAATCCCATAATCAGTCCGAAGAGAATCATCGTGTTGAGCGTGTAGCCCAAAGCATTGATAATCATAAAGGACATAAACATCGACATCGGTATAGCAAATCCTACAAAAAGTGCGTTTCTAAAGCCCAAAAAGAACATCAGTACGCCCACAACGAGGAACACCCCGAAAATGACGTTGTTGCTCAGGTCACTTACCATATTTTCAGTCTGTTGTGATTGGTCATTGGCAATGGTTATCGATAAATCTTTCGGAAAATCGCTTCGCATTTCGGCTACTAATTCTTTGATTTTCTCACTTGCCTGAATCATATTTTCGCCCGAACGCTTTTTCACGTCGAGCATCACCACGCCCTGACCAAACTCACGAGCATACGTGGTTTTGTCCTTATCTCGGAAAGAAACTTCGGCAATATCGCCCAAGAATACGATGCCTTTTTCCGACTTTACGATAAAGTTTTTCAAATCGGAAGGCTGCTCAATTTCGCCCACCATTCGTATGGTACGTCTTTGCCCCGAAGCGATGAGATTTCCGGCAGACATTGTTACATTCCCTCTGCCAATGGCATTAATCACATCGTCGATGCTCACCTTCGATGCCATCATTTTGTACATATCAATGGCAACTTCTACCTCTTTTTCCTGAGCTCCGCGAATGGTAGCTTCTTTTATTTCGGGCAGATTTTCAATTTTCTTTTGCATCTGCTCGGCAAATTCTTTGAGCTTAGCGGTAGGGTAATTTCCGGCAATGTTTACATTCAAAATCGGGATAAATTCCGAGATGGTAATGTCAAACACATTGGGTTCCACTTTCGCTCCGTTGAAGGTAGGCCAATCCTCGTTGGATACTTCTTTGTCTACCTCATCTTTTACTTTTTGCAGCGCACTTTCGATGGTGATTTTCTCGGTAAATTCGAGGGTTATCATTCCGTAATCTTCCTGTGAGGAGGATTGTATTTTTTTGAGATTACTTACCCCTTTGAGCTTCTCTTCCAATGGGTCAATAATCAGTCTTTCAATGTCTTCGGCGGTATTGCCCGGATAGACAACACTGACGTAAATCTTCGTATCTTTAATTTCCGGAAAGCTCTCGCGAGGCATATTCATATACGCCAACATTCCGGCAAGGAAAAAGATAAAAATCATCACGTAAATGGTGAATTTGTTGTCAATTGCCCAAGACGACATCTTGAACTCTTTATCTTTGATATTACTCATAGTATGATATGGGTTTTATTTCTTTATTATGTTGATTATTGTTGTGATTTTAGCTATTCGTATAGCATTGCACCTTTAAAAATATCGGCAAAAACGCTCCAATTAGGAATATCTGCATCAATATGCTGATTGGTGTTGACGTAATACTGCTGAATATCTTCTGTATATCGGCTTAGAGCGTCCAAAAAATCAGGTAATGTGGTGTTTTCCCAATCCTGCGGATGATGTTCAAGATTATTTTTAAGCATTTCCAAAAACTTTGCGAAATCCTCACGGGTGTTTACTTCTATTTGATGAATATTTGAGTTCATATTCTAGATTTATTTTTAGAATCATCGTCACCAATTCTATTTTTACCTGATATAAATCGATTTTTGCCGCTCATCAATAAATTTTTACCAATAATAATTGAATATTTACTTGTCAGAAATGGATTTTTACCGGTCAGAATCCATTTCTTGTCGGTCGGAATCGATTTCCCGTTGGTCAGAATTCATTTCCTGTTGGTCAGAATCGATTTCTTGTCAGTCGGAATTCATTTCCTGTCGGTCAGAATCGATTTCTTGTTAGTCAGAATTGATTTCCTATCAGTAAAAATTCATTTCCTGTCGGACGAATCAAAAATCTGAACCTTACAAAGTCGAAACACGTTGTCCTTCTTGCACACTTCTCGCTCCTTCGCGAATAACCTTATCTCCTTTTTGAATTCCTGACAGAATTTCGGTAAATCCGTTTTGCGTTTTTCCGGTAGAAATCACAACACGCTCAGCAACATACTGATTTTCATTGTCTCCTTTTTTGGCAAGAAAAACATATTGTTCGCCTTGTGCATTTTCCGAAATGATATCCGTTGGCAGTAAGATAGCTTCTTTATTCTGATAATCATTTACTTGCAAACGAGCCGTCATATTAGGTTTGATAGCGTTATTTTTGTTAGGCAAACGGATTTCAACCTTAAATGAACGATTTGCAGGATTGATAAAATTGGAAACTTGGCTTATTTTGGTGTCGAGTTGTTCGCCCAAAACGGAAATATCCACTTTGGCTTGTGAACCTTTTTTCACGTTAGCGATGTACTGCTCAGGCACTTCCGATTCCAAATACATATCCGATAAGTTTACGAGTCGAAGTACGGGCATTCCAGGGGCAACCACCGTTCCCACGTCAGTTATCACATCGTCGATTACTCCCGAAAACGGAGCGTAAATATTGGCTTTGGCAACCTGTTTTTGCATTTGTTCCACAGCACTTTGTTGCGTTTCGTAAGCCGATTTGGCTTGTAAATATTGAATTTCCGACCCGATTTTATTCTCCCACAATCGCGATTGACGCTCAAAAGTAGTTTTTGCTAGTTCGGCTTGGATTTTCAGTTGAGCTAATTGTTGGGAAATTCCTCCATCTTGAATTGACGCCAAAAGTTGTCCCTTTTGCACGTTTTGTCCTTTTTGTACGTGTATTCTTTCCAAAACGCCTCCAAATTCCGCATTTAGGGTGATATTTTGAGTGGTTTTTATCGTTCCTTGCAACTCCAAAAAGTGGTTGAAAAGTGTATCTTTCACTTCCAAAAGCGATACCAACACCTGAGCCGACCCCTCTTCGGGGAATTTGCTGAGGGAAGCATCAAGGGAAGCGATTTGCGTTTCGAGTTCTTTTATTTTTGCAGAAATTTCATCTCTTTTCTGACGGATTTCCGTTTTTGAACCCTTCGCGATGACCTCTTCCACCGACGGATTTTTGGTTTTTCCGCACGATGCCAACAACACCAAAGCGGAAACAATAAGCTGAATGTTAATGTATTTCATTATATCTGATTTTATTTGTTGTTTGAATTATTTTTGTTTTGTAACATTTTTTTTGCACTTGCCGAAGAAACTACTTTTTTGCCTGTTCGGGCTTCAAGCTCTTCTCGAGCAACTTTGGCAACATTACCACCCTGCTGAGCCACAGCAATATTTTGCTCAAAGGTTTCGGGTTGTGTGACTTGTGAAATATCTTTGGTAGAGGCTTCGGCTAACATATTTAAAATAAGCTCCGTGTTAGTCATATTATCTCGCAAATTTTCTTTTTTCAATCCTTTAAGAACTTTGTATTCTTTGGTAGTTTTGCCTGACCAAGTTTTGGTAATAATATCGGTTAGGGTGGCGAATTGTTGTCCTTCTTTTACACCTCGTTTTTTCCACTCGTCGGTAAGTTCTTTACGAATTTCAATACTTTTTAGCCGTTGGTTAATCCAATTTTCGGAATACCCGAGTTGAAGATATTGTTGTAAAGCTCGGTCTATGGAAATTTCGGGGTCTTGCATTTCGTCCAAACGTTCGCTACCTACCTGAGCCAACCAAAGTTTAAAAGGTTCGGCTTTGGGTGAGGGTACGGATTGGATAAGTCTTAGCAATTGTTCAGTATCAGCAACATCGGTTTTGTAATATTTTCCGTCAGAAGAAAGCATTTTCAGTTGTCCGATTTTTTCGGACAACTCACTTCCCTCCTTTTTAAGTTTGGCTTTTAAGTCGCTCCAATACTTTCGAGGTCTGTCGGTTCCCGTTAAAACCTCAATCACATCAACGATGGAAAACCACCATTTTTCTTGTTGCTCGTCCCACTGCGAACGCACTTTTTTCTGTTCAAATATTTTTATGTTATTTTCCATTTTTTCTGCTGACTTTTTACACCTGATGATATATCTCTTCAAACGGAACACGGAATCTTTCGCCCCAAATGCCGCCATCTTTTCGGATGCCACAAGTGATAATCATATTGATTTCTGTATCGGAAGGAAGTTTCAACGCTTTTTTAACCAATTTGCTATCAAATCCTTCTAACGGACAGGTATCGTATTGTTTTTCTGCCATTGCTATCATAAAAGTTTGTACTGCCAATGCACAACTTTTATGCACTACGGTTCGTACTTCGGCTTCGGAAACTTGCCTTACTATCGGGCGAAATAGTCCAATGCTCAGCACCATTATTTTGCGAATCCAACCTAATAGCCCGAAACATCTGCGATATAAAAAAGGCATCAATTTGCCATAATAGGTTTCTCGGTCTTTTATTCTCTTGGCTTGTCTTTCCAAAGGGCTGTTGCGTTGTACATTGCCTTTTTCAAACTCCAAAATGGCTTTGGCTCTTTCTTTATATAAATCTTGCCGAGTGACGAAAACCACCATTTGCTGAGCCGTTTTTGCAGCACTTTGCGACAAACAGGCTTCGGTTAGTTTCGCCAAAACGGATTTGTCGGTAACGTGATAGGCTTCCCACAATTGCATATTGGAGCTTGTGGGAGCGAGCTGTGCCAATTCCAAACATTCGCGGACTTTTTCCGTTTCAATGGGTTGGGTTTCGTCATACAAACGCACGGCACGACGGTAGTTTAATATATCTTTTAGGTTCATAATTTTTGTAATTATGTTTTATTTTTGAATTTCAGCCTAAGAATTTCTCCGGGCAATCCGTCAAAATCCTTATATTCCTGATGTTCAAAATGATTGTTTATTAATATCTTCCTCGAAGGAATATTTTTAGGGTCGATAATAGCAAAAAGCTCTTCTATTTGCGGATGATTTTGAGCAAAATCAACCAAATATTTGGCGACTTTTCCTGCGACGCCCTTACCCCAAAATTCGGGTAAAATCATATAGCCTAATTCGGCTTCTTTGCTATCCGATGCTTCAATCTCTAATTTTGCAAA
This genomic window from Capnocytophaga canimorsus contains:
- a CDS encoding DUF7660 family protein — encoded protein: MNSNIHQIEVNTREDFAKFLEMLKNNLEHHPQDWENTTLPDFLDALSRYTEDIQQYYVNTNQHIDADIPNWSVFADIFKGAMLYE
- a CDS encoding efflux RND transporter periplasmic adaptor subunit — encoded protein: MKYINIQLIVSALVLLASCGKTKNPSVEEVIAKGSKTEIRQKRDEISAKIKELETQIASLDASLSKFPEEGSAQVLVSLLEVKDTLFNHFLELQGTIKTTQNITLNAEFGGVLERIHVQKGQNVQKGQLLASIQDGGISQQLAQLKIQAELAKTTFERQSRLWENKIGSEIQYLQAKSAYETQQSAVEQMQKQVAKANIYAPFSGVIDDVITDVGTVVAPGMPVLRLVNLSDMYLESEVPEQYIANVKKGSQAKVDISVLGEQLDTKISQVSNFINPANRSFKVEIRLPNKNNAIKPNMTARLQVNDYQNKEAILLPTDIISENAQGEQYVFLAKKGDNENQYVAERVVISTGKTQNGFTEILSGIQKGDKVIREGARSVQEGQRVSTL
- a CDS encoding BRO-N domain-containing protein, yielding MENNIKIFEQKKVRSQWDEQQEKWWFSIVDVIEVLTGTDRPRKYWSDLKAKLKKEGSELSEKIGQLKMLSSDGKYYKTDVADTEQLLRLIQSVPSPKAEPFKLWLAQVGSERLDEMQDPEISIDRALQQYLQLGYSENWINQRLKSIEIRKELTDEWKKRGVKEGQQFATLTDIITKTWSGKTTKEYKVLKGLKKENLRDNMTNTELILNMLAEASTKDISQVTQPETFEQNIAVAQQGGNVAKVAREELEARTGKKVVSSASAKKMLQNKNNSNNK
- a CDS encoding nitroreductase family protein; the protein is MNLKDILNYRRAVRLYDETQPIETEKVRECLELAQLAPTSSNMQLWEAYHVTDKSVLAKLTEACLSQSAAKTAQQMVVFVTRQDLYKERAKAILEFEKGNVQRNSPLERQAKRIKDRETYYGKLMPFLYRRCFGLLGWIRKIMVLSIGLFRPIVRQVSEAEVRTVVHKSCALAVQTFMIAMAEKQYDTCPLEGFDSKLVKKALKLPSDTEINMIITCGIRKDGGIWGERFRVPFEEIYHQV
- a CDS encoding GNAT family N-acetyltransferase, which translates into the protein MNFILSKFEDTDFECYFQLVSDIRVMEMITERAIPLEEAKSDFDKELTKNQIHPDFGIFKIINCENQSFVGFAKLEIEASDSKEAELGYMILPEFWGKGVAGKVAKYLVDFAQNHPQIEELFAIIDPKNIPSRKILINNHFEHQEYKDFDGLPGEILRLKFKNKT